GCTTCACACTCCGTCGGAGTGTATAGACTTAAATTTAGTCGAATATAGCACCTACCTGGAACCAACTCAAAGCTCTCTCCTTGTAAAATCACCCGTAAATTGATAGATTTACGCCTTCTTGCGGAGGCTTACATATGAGTATCAAAAGATTTCTTCTAATAGCGTTGTCGATATCCGTTCTTCTGCATCCTGTTACAGGAATGGCCTCCCAAACAGGCTGCTCAGAACATTTTGCCAATGGCCAGGCCCCTGACTTCATCAATCAAAAGCTCACCGCAAAAACGCGTGAAATCTGCTATTCGGGTTTTGCGGTCAAACATTCCGGTGTGACCAGGACGCCGCTCTATGCAGCTGAGCATTTGACGCGTGATCGGATCTTGCAAGGTAAAGGTCTCAAGCGGCAGAGCAAGTTCCACCCCGACGAGAATATCCCGCGTTCGGAACGGGCTGAACTGCATCACTATGCTCGATCTGAATATGACCGTGGCCACATAGCACCATCTGCTGACATGTTCGACATTAAATCACAGTATGAATGCTTTTCCTTGGCGAATATGGTTCCCCAGATACCCGAGAATAACCGTGGGCCATGGGGGGGCATAGAATCTGCTGTGCGGATGATGGCGAAGAGCAAAGGCAACCTTTATGTCGTCACCGGCCCAATTTATCAAGGTGGCAACATCAAACAAATCGGTGGAGCAGTGATGGTTCCGACAAAACTATTCAAGGCCGTTTACGACCCGCAGAGAAAAGAAGCCGGAGCATACCTGATTGACAATACCGCAGGTGCCCAGCCAGAAAAAATATCCATAGCAGAGCTTGAAACACTTACCGGGATCACCATCTTCCCGGCAGTAGAGGAAACCGTCAAATCCAGACTCATGCGTCTGCCTGAACCTAGATCATACAAGGAGCGCAAGCGCAAGGGAGGCCGAGGATGAGTAGGAAAGGAATCAAGCCTTTTGCAAATGAAAGCGATTGCCTACAGATCGGCGGGATCACCATCGAAAACCGGGTCGACAGGGTGTCGATCTTCGGCAGCATTGACATCACCCGTGACAAAGAAGGCCTTGCTGCCGCCCGGGAGATGAAGACTATCCTGGAACTGACCCTGACGGAACTGGAAAGCGCGGATCTTCCAGACAAGGTGACACTGAGACCGGCCAAGACCGTTAAGAACCCCTTTGAGTAGGCAGATCACAGAATGGAGCATGGAATTGCCGAAATCCATTGAAGTGACGATCGAACCTGATGATAACTACCCCCAACAACATCAACCCGAACATGACGAGGATGGGGTCGATGTACCTTGGGACAGCATCAACCCTGAAACACTTCGCAACCTGATTTCCGAATTCGTCACCCGGGAGTGGCCAGACACGGAATACTCCCTCGAAACCAAAATTGATCAAGTGCTGAAGCAGCTCCGCACCGGGCAGGCGAAAATAGTTTTCGACCTGGTATCCAAGACCTGTAACATCATTCCGAGCAGGTGACCGCATCGATGGAGAAACGATTCTTCCCCCTCTCCGCTATTACAAAGCGGATCAATGAACTGCTGGAGCCTGCCATCAGCAAGCAGTTCTGGGTCAAGGCCGAGATATCCACTGGCCGTGAACGAGGTGGAGCTTTTTACTGTGATCTGGTTGAAACAGATGATGGCGGAAAAATCGTTGCAAAGATAGCCTGCACAATCTGGCAAAGAGAACTTTCCACCATAAAGGAGCTGTTCAAAGCCAGGAACATGGATCTTGTGCTGACAAACGGCACAGTGGTCGGCTTTCTCTGTTCTCTTCAGTTTAGTCCCCAGTATGGCTTGTCCCTCAGAGTCATTGATGCCGATCCATCGATTGCTTTGGGTGAAATGGAGCTGAAAAAGAGGGAGATCATCGAGCGCCTGCAAAAGGAAGGGCTGTTCGAGACAAACAAGGAACGCTTCGTACCGATCCTCCCGATAAGGCTCGGCCTGATTACCAGTTCTGGGAGCGCGGCATACAATGACTTCATCCAGACCCTCACGGCGTCAGGCTACGGCTTCAAGATCTACCTGGCCGACGCTATGGTCCAGGGAGATCAGACAGAGAAATCGGTCCTTCGTGCTTTGGATGCCCTTACTGGACTCGATGTTGACCTTGTGCTTATCCTCCGGGGTGGCGGTAGCAAGACGGATCTCTACTTCCTGGATAATGAGGCCATTTCCAGGAAAATTGCCGGATACCCCAAGCCGGTGTGGACCGGTATCGGCCACGAAATCGATACGAGTATCCTGGACTATATCGCCAATCGCTCCTTCAAGACTCCAACGGCGGCGGCAGAGGAACTGGTGGCCCGCTTTGTTCAGATGCGCCGGCAGTTGGACGAGGCAACCAACACCCTGAAGACCGTCTGGGCCTACCGGTTGAAAATCGACCAGGACTATCTGGCAAGGGCGGTGACCGGCATCCAGCAGGGGCCGAGAAAACTGCTTGATGTGACAGCAAGTTGCTTGAGGGAGCAGGCACAAGAACTGCGTGCCCGGGTACAGCGTCGGTTGTCAACTGAGCAGATTGGAATAGGGAGAAGAAGGGAAAAATTACGTTCTCTCCCGCTGACCCTGACCAAAAATCATATGGAACGTCTGGCAGCAAAACGGCAAGAACTCTCATCGGGAGTAACTCACTGTCTTACCCGAACCGGAGAGACTCTGTCCGGACTGAAGCAACGCTTTGAAAAGGAGCGCTTTCTGCGGCGCCTGGCAGTTGAGCGTGAGCGCAACGAGAAAAACCGGCAGCAATTGAAAGCCCGGTTCTTTTCGGTATTCAAAATGAAATATATGCTTCTCACGAACATCAAGGGGCGGCTCAAGCAAGAGCGGGTTTTGCAGAGAATTGCTTTGGCTCGTACCAGTCTGAATGACAAAATGGCCACCCTGAAAGCTATCGACCCGCAGACTGTTCTGAAGCGTGGCTTTGCCCTTGTCTACAGCCAACAGGGCACTCTTGTCAGATCCATTGCTGATGTCGCTGAAAAGCAGCTTATTCAAACCCGCTTAGCTGATGGCTCTCTGATCAGCGAAGTTACTGCAAAGGAGATAAACCATGAGTGACACTACCGAACCTACTTATGAGCAGAAAGTAGAAAAGCTGGACGAGATCCTGACCAAGCTTGACAATTCAGAGACCCCCATCGATAAACTTGCAGAAGATGTCAAGGAAGGAACCCGGTTAATCAGGGAACTGGACAAAAAGCTCAAGCAGGTCGAGACTGAAGTGCTTGATGCCTTTAAGGAACTGGAAAGCGACTGATATTAATAGAGGACACGGCAAATGACCAAAGCAGATATTGTTGAAAAAATCCATACCAACACAGGTATGACCCAGAAAGAGTCGGCTGAAATGGTGGAGGCAGTCTTTTCCATCATGAAATCGACCCTTGAAACCGGCGAGACTTTGAAAATCTCTGGCTTCGGCAGTTTTGTGGTGAAACAGAAAAACGACCGGCGGGGCCGTAATCCTCAGACTGGCGAAGCGATCACCATTGAGGCGCGGCGTATATTAACCTTTAAGCCAAGCACTGTGCTACGCGATGCAATCAACAAGTAGAGATTGCAGTCTCAGCGAGGATGTGGACTCATGAAGTTCGGAATTCGTACACCTTCACTGACGAAACGGATTGCCGCACGGACATCGTTGAAGAGATACGTCCGGCAGTCTTTGGGTCTTAAAGCCCCAAGAGGATGGGGTTGGCTGACGAATCCCAAGAAGGCTGCCTATAACAAAGTCTACAATCGGACGTCTGTAGGTTGCTTGATTCCGTTGACAGTAATTTACATGATTATTTTCCTTGCGGTATTCGCTATGGCGAAGATTTGATAAAAGAAGGATTACGTTGAAAAATACAGCCAAAGACATACCAATGAATCCGATTGAAGCAGAGATTGCTGTAACAGGCCTTCATGCGACTGGCGATTACATGGTGTTGCGCAGAATGAACCTGAGCCAGGACAGCCGTTTCGCCGGCAAGGTTATAGCCAACCCCAGGATCGGGCTCTGCCTCGACACGGAAACAACCGGGTTGAACCCTGCTTGCGACAAGATAATTGAGCTTGGGATCGTGGCCTTCCAGTATGACCCGCTGACATCTGGAATAATAAAGATCATTGGCCGGTATGCGGGATTTGAAGACCCAGGAATTCCTCTTTCAGCTGAAACAACGGCGATTACCGGCATCACTGATGAGATGGTGTCTGGCCAGTCCTTCGATGACGCCCAAGTATGCCGACTCGCCGATCAAGCAAGCCTGGTAATTGCCCACAATGCCGCGTTTGACCGCAAGTTCGTCGAGGCTCGATTTCCGGTTTTCTCAAAAGTGCCCTGGGGCTGTTCCATGACTCAGGTCGACTGGCAGGCAGAAAGGATTTCCACCCGGGTACTGGAATACCTATTGTTCAAGTTCGGCTGGTTTATCAATGCCCATCGTGCCTTAGACGATGCTGAAGGACTGCTCGGTATTCTTCTGGAATCTCTTCCTGTCAGTGGCACCCCAATATTCAAGGTGCTGTTGGAGAGATATGATGAGGTCTCCGCAAAAGTCTGCGCGGTAGGGGCCCCCTTTGAGAAGAAGGACGTACTGAAACAGAGAGGATACCGCTGGAATGACGGGGCGCAAGGCGGCTGCAAGGCATGGTGGATAAGTGTTCCCGGGGATATGGAAAGAGAAGAACTTGCCTGGCTTGCCAACGAGGTTTATCCCCGTGGCATAACGGACAGCGTGGAGATAACGCGAGTCGACGCACTTGATCGCTTCTCAATTCGGGAGAGATAATATTTTATGTGGAATGTCTCATGGCGATAACCGAGCAAATATTGACTGGTTCTGCCGTTGACGACTGTCTCAACGATATAGCATCACTTCGAATCGATATTTTTAGAGAATTCCCCTACCTGTACGATGGCCGCCGCAAGGACGAACTCCACTATCTGAAGCTTTACTCCGTAACCCCTGATTCATTCGTGATCATCGTCAAAGAGGGGGAAAAGGTAGCAGGTGCGGCCACCGGGATGCCGCTGCGACATGAGTCAACGGAACTGGTCGATCCGTTCAGCGGCACATCCTATCCTGTCGACGAGATCTTCTATGTGGGTGAACTGCTCTTTTACCCCGAACATCGCAATCACGGTATGGGAATGCAGGTAGTGCGAATGGTAGAGGAGCAGGTTCGTTCCTACAGTACCTACCGGTACCTGACCTGTGCCACTGTGGTTCGGCCTGACAATCACCCGCTGCGTCCGGCAGACTATATCCCCATTGACAGGTTTCTCGCACACACCGGTTTCAACCTCCTGACCGGAATAACGACGAGCTTCACCTGGCTGGAAACGGATGGTGTCAGGCGCTCCCACCCCATGAAATTCTGGATCAAGGAGTTGCTGGTATGATCTGGCAATTGTGGCGTCAGGACGACAACGGCGTCAGGTACCTGGTCGGGACATACAGCTCGAAGGAAGAGGCACAAGAGAAGATAACGGAACTGACCAAGTGTCACCATAAGCAGACCTACTGGGTAAGTGAAGCAATAGACGCAATAACAGGTGCCGAATCATGAGTAAGCCGACGATAACCACAGAAAGCGGCAGGTACTTCCTGACAGACCGGATCAGGGAAGAGGTTAATTTCTATTGCACCCCGCAGTCTGAAGGGGTCGATCCGCCTCCAGTTCAGAAACCTGCGCAACCGGGCAGCCGAATCATCCCTCTACCGTCCCGGCATGAATGGTCGATTAAGGCGTATGACCTGCAGACAGCAATCGCCGATCGTGAGAGCCACCGCCGCTTTACGGGCGATCACCTTTCCCTCGATGAATTGGCCTTTCTCCTCTGGTCAACCCAGGGTGTTCGTGCCGTGATCCACGAAGCTGCAGTTCTACGCACAGTCCCTTCCGCCGGTTGCCGTCACCCCTTTGAGACCTACCTTGGTGTGCTCAAGGTCGACGGTCTTGACCCGGGTCTCTATCGCTACCTCCCTCTTGATCACGCTCTGGTGCATGAACGGGATCTCCCGAACCTGCCAGCCTATCTCACCGCCGCCTGCCGCGGTCAGGCATTTGCCGGGCAAGCAGCCGTAACCTTCATCTGGACTGCGGTAATGGCTCGCACCGAGTGGCGTTACGCCGAGGCATCCTACAAAGTCATCGCCCTCGATGCCGGCCATGTTTGCCAGAACCTGTACCTGGCCTGCGAAGCGATCGGTTGCGGCACCTGTGCCATCGCTGCCTATAATCAGGGTCTGGCGGATGAATTGGTTGCCGTAGACGGTTATGAGGAATTCACCGTCTATATCGCCCCGGCAGGCAAAGTGACCAGAAAATGAACGGGAAAGGCACCACTTCAGATGTCCCGGTCGAACGGATTTCCGGTTCCGTCGAGAGGGTAACCTTCCACAGCGAGGAATCAGGTTTCTGTGTGCTCCGGATCAAGGTAAAAGGTAAGCGCGAGTTGGTCACGGTCATCGGCAGTGCGGCAACGATAACCCCAGGTGAATTCGTCGAGTGTGTTGGTACCTGGCATAACGACAAGACCCACGGCCTGCAGTTCAAGACTACTCACCTGAAAACAGTCCCCCCGAGTACCCTGGAAGGCATCGAAAAGTACCTTGGCTCCGGCATGGTCAAAGGGATCGGCCCCCATTTCGCCAAAGTACTGGTGAAGGCATTCGGCGTCGACGTCTTCACCGTTATCGAGGAAACCCCGGAGAAAATGCTGTCACTCCCCGGCATTGGCAAGAAAAGGACGGATAAAGTTACCGCTGCCTGGGCAGAGCAGAAAGCGATCCGGGAGATCATGGTTTTCCTCCAGTCCCATGGTGTCGGGACCGGTCGGGCGGTCAGGATCTACAAAACTTATGGCGATGAGGCCATCATCAAGGTGTCTGAGAACCCCTACCGCTTGGCTCTCGACATTCACGGAATCGGTTTCAAGACCGCTGACGTCATTGCCGACAGGCTGGGTATTGCCCCGGACTCACTGATCCGGGCTCAGGCCGGCGTGCGCCATGTATTGCAGGAGTTGTCCGGCGACGGCCATTGTGCCGCCACCCACGACACCCTCATCAAGGAGTCGGTAAAGCTTCTGGAGATTGACGAGGCAATCCTGGAAGAAGCGATCCGGGAGGAAGTCACCCAGGAAAACCTGGTGCCGGAAGAAATCGACGACGTTCCCTGTCTGTTTCTGTCCGCGCTTCACCGGGCTGAACTGGGAGTGGCGAACAGCGTCAGGAGAATACTGAGTGGAGAGCCGCCATGGGGCAAAATCGATATGGAAAAGGCGCTCCCCTGGGTGGAAGAGAAGACGGGCCTTTCACTCTCCCAGTCGCAGCAGGACGCTGTATGCCTTGCTTTAACCAGCAAAGCACTCGTCATCACCGGCGGCCCGGGCACCGGCAAGACGACCCTGGTCAATAGCATCCTGAAGATCCTCGCAGCCAAACAGCTCGAAATCCTGTTGGCCGCCCCGACCGGACGCGCGGCCAAGCGGATGACCGAGACTACAGGACGGGAGGCCAAGACCATTCATCGCCTCCTGGAGTTTGATCCCCAGAGTTTCGGTTTCAAACGCGGGCGAGACAACCCTCTCGAAGCAGACCTCATAGTCATTGACGAATCATCTATGGTGGATGTGGTGCTGATGAACAAGCTCCTCGCGGCAGTCCCCGAAAGCACCGCTCTGATGATTGTTGGCGATGTAAATCAGCTGCCTTCAGTCGGTCCCGGTGCGGTGCTGGCCGACATCATCACATCCGGTTCTGTCCCGACCGTCAGGCTGACCGAGATTTTCCGCCAGGCAGCCACCTCAAAGATCATCGTCAATGCCCACCGGATCAACAAGGGAGAGTTGCCGCTGAGAAATGAAACGGAAGAGCTATCCGACTTCTACTTCATACCGGCAGAAACTCCGGAAGAAATTCACGCCAAGCTACTGCAGGTGGTTACCGAACGCATTCCGAAGCGCTTCGGCCTGCATCCGGTCAAGGATGTCCAGGTTCTCACCCCGATGAACCGGGGAGGACTGGGCGCTCACGCCTTGAACGCGGAACTCCAGAAAGTGCTCAATGGGAACAGCGAGCCCAAAATAACCCGCTTTGGAACGACGTACTCGCCGGGTGACAAGATCATCCAGACGGTGAATAACTACGACAAGGAAGTCTTCAACGGGGATATTGGCCAGATTCTTGAAATCGATACCGAGGAAAGCTCCCTCAAAGCTGATTACGACGGTAGAATAGTCGAGTATGAATTTGGTGAACTGGACGAGGTGTCGCTGGCCTATGCCACCAGCATCCATAAGAGCCAGGGTTCAGAGTACCCAGCTGTCGTGATTCCACTGGCAATGCAGCATTACATGCTGCTGGAGAGGAATCTGATCTATACGGCCGTCACGCGGGGGAAAAAACTGGTGACGATCATCGGCCAGCCCAAGGCATTGGGTATGGCGGTGAAGAATAAAAATGCCACAAAGCGTTTGACGAATTTGACAGCGAGGCTGCGTTCCGCATGACCGACCTGATCCTTGATCATCCAACTCTCACGGCACGTTACTTCTACCCCTGGCCGAATCGGTTTGACGATCCTTTCTACGTGCAGGGGGATGGTTTCCGTCTGGGGTGTCACTATCGGCACATCTCAGATGACCTGCCGACGATTATCCATTTCCACGGAAACGGAGAGACCGTAGCAGACTACCTTGGCGACTTCGAAGATCGGATTACTGGGGCCTGTCAACGAGATTGTGTAAATGACTTATCGGTTTTCTGAAGTTCAGTATTATTCCAACGCAAGTTGGACATTCTCTGTTCTCACGCTATATAATCGGTGTGGTTGGGCAGTCGCTATTTATATGCTTTTATGTCGTCTATGCAGTTTCCTTAATTGTTAAGAAATTCGCCACAGATGGCTCTTGGGATTGTGTTATTAGCCATTCTAGACGCGTCAGCGCGTGCAAGAAACGCTGATCATGGCTGACTAGCAATAACGCACATGGACAATCGGCCAGCGCACTTTCCAGACATTCAACCGAAGGCAAATCTAAGTGATTTGTCGGCTCGTCCATGACAATGATGTGCGGCTGCCTCGTCATGCCAAGCGCAAGTAATAGTTTCCGAATTTCACCGGGACTGGGTTCACGGCTATCCAGTAAACGATGCGGACGCGATCCTAACCGGCTGATAATAGTCATCACTTGCCCTAATTGCTCATGCGGCAAAGTTTGCACTTCCGCAAGAATGGCGCGCGATTGCGCCGCGTCAATTTCCTGCGGCAGATAGATCAATTGACCTGCGGGCACGTTGAGTTGCGGCAGCAGCCAGCGCAACATCGTGCTTTTCCCCGCGCCATTCTGCCCCGTCAGGGCGATGCGATCCGTCGGGCGGATACCTAATTGCGGAAAGGCTAACAGTTTTTCAGTATTTAAGGGCAACGTGCCGGATACATGTTGGAACAGCACGTTCCGCTTCGACACCGACCCCGGAAGCCAGATACCGAGCGAATACTCTTTTTTGACTTTGATCCCCTCCAATTCCTTCTGTGCATGTTCAAACCGACCATCCAACTGTCTCAGAAGTTTCCCTCCGACAATGTCTTTGCCGGTCAAGCGGGCTGCATCAATTTTCTGCTTGGCATCATGATCGTGTTTTGCAATGCCTTTTTTCGAGCGTTTGTGTTCGTATTGATTGGCTAAATCCCGGCGAAGACCAGCTTCGCGGCGCAATTCTTTATAGGCCTGTTTCTTCTGGGTATATTCCTTTTTGATGGTCTGAGCATCTATGGCCGCGATTTGCGTGCCTTTTGAATAATTGCCGGGCCGTGCTATTACTTCTGGCGGCTCAATAAACAAGCATTGCTGGCATAAGATATCCAGCAATTCACGATCATGGCTGACTAGCAAGCCTACGCCGGGAAACGACTGTAATGCGCGCAGCAGAATGTTGCGCGCCACAGCATCTACATGATTCGTGGGCTCATCAATTGCGAGCACTTCCGGTTCCAACCATAATGCGACTGCGATTTGCGAGCGTTTGCGTTCACCGTGGGATAACGTTGGCCATCGTACCAGCCAATCTTCCTGGATGCCCAACCGACCGCGAATGACTGCCGCAGTTTTGGCTGTATCCTGTAACAGTTCGGCCAGTTGTGGTGGCGGATCATCGGTGCGTTGGTCACAATAAACTAACCGTGGCGGTGCATCCACATAGCCGTCATCAGGCAGCAGCAGGCCGGTTGCTAATTTCAGCAGCGTGGTTTTACCAGTACCGTTCGCACCGACAATGCCCGACCAACCCACCGCGAAATGCAGCGATACATCACGGAACAGCGGTTCATGAGCTGTTTCATAGGTATAACTGATGTGATGGAATTGTAGAAATGGTTGCGACATGCTTCCTTCTTCAGTCCCGTTACTCCTTAGTCCCAGGGTGGGTTCAGCTTGCCGCCTCAGCGGCAATAGCTTTTCGCCTTTTCTGAATTTAAGGTTTTATGGGGAAAGTCTGTAACACCATGTGATTCCTGACTTCGCAGATTTTTCTGATAATTCTGCTTTTACACTCGTATTTGCCCAACCAGCTTACTTCTCCTGCACAAACCCGGCACAGCAGATTCGATTCTCATTCCTCCGCTTGCACCGCCAGCGACCTTCAACTTCAGCGACTCCACTTGCTCCTCCGCGATGCTCCTCGGTTTTCTGTCTTTTCTGTTTTTCTTCTGTTCAACGGCGAGGGAGATCACCGGTCGGCATTTGGCCCGGTGCATCTATCCTGGTTAGGCCTTTCTTGAACTATCTTCGAGCTTTACCGCTAATCCGGGCGATTTCGATTTTGAAGACCTTGGTAATCTTGTCTTTTTGCTCAATGTAGCGTTTGCCCTCTTCGATAAAGTCTGAACAGTATTTCTCCAACAGCCACAACAAAGCGTGATGTCTCTCGGCGCCATTCACTTCTGAAACTCGGCCAAAGACCACGGCACTTTCGTATTCGGTGCCAAACTTGTCTGGCAGAACCTTGGTCTTGCCAACCACGCAAAAAGAAACCTTTGCGTTGTGCTCGATATTTTCGAGTTTATGGCCGCTGATGGCACAGTGGAAATAGATTGATCCCTTGTGAACGTAACTCAACGGCACGCCATAGGGTTGCCCGTCGTTGCCTACCGTCGATAAAATCCCATATTCTGCGGTGTCGAGGATGTCAATTGATTCTTGTGGGGTTATCTCTCGGTCACTTCTCCGAACTTCCATCATTTGTTCTTCCTTTAGGGGAATAGACTGTCCTCCGTGTGAAGTAAGTACTATCCCGCGGGATGCCCCTGTTTTCTTGAGCCATCCTTTTTTTTCGAGAGCTTCGAGATGTCGATTCACCCCGGAAGGACTGCTGACACCAAGGTGAGCCGCGATGTCACGCACTGTCGGTGAGTATCCATGCGTC
Above is a window of Trichlorobacter lovleyi SZ DNA encoding:
- a CDS encoding DNA/RNA non-specific endonuclease, encoding MSIKRFLLIALSISVLLHPVTGMASQTGCSEHFANGQAPDFINQKLTAKTREICYSGFAVKHSGVTRTPLYAAEHLTRDRILQGKGLKRQSKFHPDENIPRSERAELHHYARSEYDRGHIAPSADMFDIKSQYECFSLANMVPQIPENNRGPWGGIESAVRMMAKSKGNLYVVTGPIYQGGNIKQIGGAVMVPTKLFKAVYDPQRKEAGAYLIDNTAGAQPEKISIAELETLTGITIFPAVEETVKSRLMRLPEPRSYKERKRKGGRG
- a CDS encoding YheU family protein; this encodes MELPKSIEVTIEPDDNYPQQHQPEHDEDGVDVPWDSINPETLRNLISEFVTREWPDTEYSLETKIDQVLKQLRTGQAKIVFDLVSKTCNIIPSR
- the xseA gene encoding exodeoxyribonuclease VII large subunit; its protein translation is MEKRFFPLSAITKRINELLEPAISKQFWVKAEISTGRERGGAFYCDLVETDDGGKIVAKIACTIWQRELSTIKELFKARNMDLVLTNGTVVGFLCSLQFSPQYGLSLRVIDADPSIALGEMELKKREIIERLQKEGLFETNKERFVPILPIRLGLITSSGSAAYNDFIQTLTASGYGFKIYLADAMVQGDQTEKSVLRALDALTGLDVDLVLILRGGGSKTDLYFLDNEAISRKIAGYPKPVWTGIGHEIDTSILDYIANRSFKTPTAAAEELVARFVQMRRQLDEATNTLKTVWAYRLKIDQDYLARAVTGIQQGPRKLLDVTASCLREQAQELRARVQRRLSTEQIGIGRRREKLRSLPLTLTKNHMERLAAKRQELSSGVTHCLTRTGETLSGLKQRFEKERFLRRLAVERERNEKNRQQLKARFFSVFKMKYMLLTNIKGRLKQERVLQRIALARTSLNDKMATLKAIDPQTVLKRGFALVYSQQGTLVRSIADVAEKQLIQTRLADGSLISEVTAKEINHE
- the xseB gene encoding exodeoxyribonuclease VII small subunit, translating into MSDTTEPTYEQKVEKLDEILTKLDNSETPIDKLAEDVKEGTRLIRELDKKLKQVETEVLDAFKELESD
- a CDS encoding integration host factor subunit alpha, whose product is MTKADIVEKIHTNTGMTQKESAEMVEAVFSIMKSTLETGETLKISGFGSFVVKQKNDRRGRNPQTGEAITIEARRILTFKPSTVLRDAINK
- a CDS encoding 3'-5' exonuclease, which produces MKNTAKDIPMNPIEAEIAVTGLHATGDYMVLRRMNLSQDSRFAGKVIANPRIGLCLDTETTGLNPACDKIIELGIVAFQYDPLTSGIIKIIGRYAGFEDPGIPLSAETTAITGITDEMVSGQSFDDAQVCRLADQASLVIAHNAAFDRKFVEARFPVFSKVPWGCSMTQVDWQAERISTRVLEYLLFKFGWFINAHRALDDAEGLLGILLESLPVSGTPIFKVLLERYDEVSAKVCAVGAPFEKKDVLKQRGYRWNDGAQGGCKAWWISVPGDMEREELAWLANEVYPRGITDSVEITRVDALDRFSIRER
- a CDS encoding GNAT family N-acetyltransferase, with product MAITEQILTGSAVDDCLNDIASLRIDIFREFPYLYDGRRKDELHYLKLYSVTPDSFVIIVKEGEKVAGAATGMPLRHESTELVDPFSGTSYPVDEIFYVGELLFYPEHRNHGMGMQVVRMVEEQVRSYSTYRYLTCATVVRPDNHPLRPADYIPIDRFLAHTGFNLLTGITTSFTWLETDGVRRSHPMKFWIKELLV
- a CDS encoding SagB/ThcOx family dehydrogenase, giving the protein MSKPTITTESGRYFLTDRIREEVNFYCTPQSEGVDPPPVQKPAQPGSRIIPLPSRHEWSIKAYDLQTAIADRESHRRFTGDHLSLDELAFLLWSTQGVRAVIHEAAVLRTVPSAGCRHPFETYLGVLKVDGLDPGLYRYLPLDHALVHERDLPNLPAYLTAACRGQAFAGQAAVTFIWTAVMARTEWRYAEASYKVIALDAGHVCQNLYLACEAIGCGTCAIAAYNQGLADELVAVDGYEEFTVYIAPAGKVTRK
- the recD2 gene encoding SF1B family DNA helicase RecD2, whose amino-acid sequence is MNGKGTTSDVPVERISGSVERVTFHSEESGFCVLRIKVKGKRELVTVIGSAATITPGEFVECVGTWHNDKTHGLQFKTTHLKTVPPSTLEGIEKYLGSGMVKGIGPHFAKVLVKAFGVDVFTVIEETPEKMLSLPGIGKKRTDKVTAAWAEQKAIREIMVFLQSHGVGTGRAVRIYKTYGDEAIIKVSENPYRLALDIHGIGFKTADVIADRLGIAPDSLIRAQAGVRHVLQELSGDGHCAATHDTLIKESVKLLEIDEAILEEAIREEVTQENLVPEEIDDVPCLFLSALHRAELGVANSVRRILSGEPPWGKIDMEKALPWVEEKTGLSLSQSQQDAVCLALTSKALVITGGPGTGKTTLVNSILKILAAKQLEILLAAPTGRAAKRMTETTGREAKTIHRLLEFDPQSFGFKRGRDNPLEADLIVIDESSMVDVVLMNKLLAAVPESTALMIVGDVNQLPSVGPGAVLADIITSGSVPTVRLTEIFRQAATSKIIVNAHRINKGELPLRNETEELSDFYFIPAETPEEIHAKLLQVVTERIPKRFGLHPVKDVQVLTPMNRGGLGAHALNAELQKVLNGNSEPKITRFGTTYSPGDKIIQTVNNYDKEVFNGDIGQILEIDTEESSLKADYDGRIVEYEFGELDEVSLAYATSIHKSQGSEYPAVVIPLAMQHYMLLERNLIYTAVTRGKKLVTIIGQPKALGMAVKNKNATKRLTNLTARLRSA
- a CDS encoding ATP-binding cassette domain-containing protein; amino-acid sequence: MSQPFLQFHHISYTYETAHEPLFRDVSLHFAVGWSGIVGANGTGKTTLLKLATGLLLPDDGYVDAPPRLVYCDQRTDDPPPQLAELLQDTAKTAAVIRGRLGIQEDWLVRWPTLSHGERKRSQIAVALWLEPEVLAIDEPTNHVDAVARNILLRALQSFPGVGLLVSHDRELLDILCQQCLFIEPPEVIARPGNYSKGTQIAAIDAQTIKKEYTQKKQAYKELRREAGLRRDLANQYEHKRSKKGIAKHDHDAKQKIDAARLTGKDIVGGKLLRQLDGRFEHAQKELEGIKVKKEYSLGIWLPGSVSKRNVLFQHVSGTLPLNTEKLLAFPQLGIRPTDRIALTGQNGAGKSTMLRWLLPQLNVPAGQLIYLPQEIDAAQSRAILAEVQTLPHEQLGQVMTIISRLGSRPHRLLDSREPSPGEIRKLLLALGMTRQPHIIVMDEPTNHLDLPSVECLESALADCPCALLLVSHDQRFLHALTRLEWLITQSQEPSVANFLTIKETA
- a CDS encoding LexA family protein produces the protein MIAITERQQMVLDFITRFTQTHGYSPTVRDIAAHLGVSSPSGVNRHLEALEKKGWLKKTGASRGIVLTSHGGQSIPLKEEQMMEVRRSDREITPQESIDILDTAEYGILSTVGNDGQPYGVPLSYVHKGSIYFHCAISGHKLENIEHNAKVSFCVVGKTKVLPDKFGTEYESAVVFGRVSEVNGAERHHALLWLLEKYCSDFIEEGKRYIEQKDKITKVFKIEIARISGKARR